One window of Papaver somniferum cultivar HN1 chromosome 9, ASM357369v1, whole genome shotgun sequence genomic DNA carries:
- the LOC113310274 gene encoding anaphase-promoting complex subunit 1-like, with protein MSIRSRNFTVVGEFKPFGLIAEALDGKQPFESAANKPEKYDYFLFNPKITRENDNSFDYDSSASSSCDQSDHELFIRGNRIIWSSGSRIQKRYTSPSTVLKACWCRLGVNSESVLCVLQRDTLAIYNTSGEVVRVPLPHTVVSIWPVPYGVILQKGTEGNQLPYVPFSSSSSPFVSARPKRDHGYSPQLHPNTRNSFDKGHITKQSSHLVLKDLLEEPQATFVEERGHMNVMKDFDERTIWTSDVVPLMATYHKGKMQHSLWSIEIVGSNPGSASANSCEVLPDGMLVKQFFFRRIWQGKGAQFAASKVFLATEVDGVPIICFLLQQQKILLCLRLQTVEINNEILFDIKPDMSWSIPAIDAACVIVTRPRVKDGLLPFGDIIVLAPENIVLLYSGKQCLCMYSLPSGLGKGMHSSHPSSSASSSFRNELKITGLAEAVEGRVNVILSNGQVFRCALRRSPSSSLANDCITAMAHGLHSNFYNHFLILLWGDGDSAYLSNADSCVNSEWEAFSNIILQMCRKLKFIPEKSSGGMLPSSWEFLLSSKFHKNYCNITSLTGTSSSKYLDFKDSSRPNVGNKQIPEKSLYAQLLLETLDALHALYESLKLDNLRKRDLGLLVVLLSDVAGILGEESYVDYYVRDFPHMSQKVGTVETPCSPRTPPSLFRWFECCLQRGCHLASVNDLPPLICKDGCSVVSWARKIVSFYSLLLGAERVGKKLSTGVHCEIATGAFCTSEELTILAMVAEKFGLQQLDLLPAGVSLPLRHALDKCRESPPTDWPAAAYVLIGREDLALSCAEHSSKSKELESQTSVNLISVSTPYMLHLHPVTTPSSVSDATRLDGFTIEDADSLEGSTEDGMEHIFNSSTQLRYGRDLRLNEVRRLLCSARPVSVQTSGSPTASDQDQQQAQLWQLAQRTTAIPFGRGAFTLATTCTLLTEALVVPKLVLAGRLPAQQNATVNLDPSIRNIQELRTWPEFHNAVAAGLRLSPLQGKISRTWITYNKPEEPNVTHAGLLLAIGLHGQLRVLTVTDTYQYFSQEHESTTVGLMLGLAASHRGTMQPAVSKALYFHIPSRHPSTFPELELPTLLQSAALMAIGILYEGSAHPQTLQILLGEIGRRSGGDNVLEREGYAVAAGSALGLVALGRGEDASGFMDTLVDRLFQYIGGKEHHSDRSFTTPPSVDDPNRSAGQMMDVTPVNVDVTAPGAIIALALMFLKTESEVTASKLSIPQTHFDLQYVRPDFIMLRVIARNLIMWSRVQPSGEWIQSQIPEIVKIGVANLGDENGETDEIDVEALVQAYVNILAGSCVSLGLRYAGTRNSNAQELLYNYAIYFLNEIKPVTGASVRTLPKGLSLYVDRGTLEICLHLIVLSLSVVMAGSGHLQTFRLLRFLRCRSSSDGHANYGFQMAVSLAIGFLFLGGGMRTFSTSNSSIAALLITLYPRLPTGPNDNRCHLQAFRHLYVLATEARWVQTVDVDTGLPVYAPLDVTVAETEHYSETSFCEVTPCILPERSILKTVKVCGPRYWPQVIELIPEDKPWWSSGEKNDPFNGGIIYIKRKVGACSYVDDPVGCQSLLSRAMHKVCDLASLRSCATSGNGNSELGLFKVDQLVSTFSSDPSLIAFAQLCCDPSWNSRLDVDFQEFCLQVLFDCVSKDRPALLQVYLSLYTIIGSMAERVSSSNVVFSDSIFISSLKVALAYNEALISGKLTSSKGGIVQSTFIASLRKRVEEIINYSRAKDDLYHYLNGANWSQVQGDKNAVLAWYLQWFSVPPPFEVKSAIGKLRPIVEKSSSVPLMRLLLPRTHITAISEIDQLQSSLTIPC; from the exons ATGTCGATTAGAAGTAGGAATTTCACAGTTGTTGGTGAATTCAAACCATTTGGTTTGATAGCAGAAGCATTAGACGGAAAACAACCATTTGAAAGTGCCGCCAACAAACCAGAAAAGTACGATTACTTCCTTTTCAACCCTAAAATCACTCGTGAGAATGACAATTCATTCGATTACGATtcatctgcttcttcttcttgtgatCAAAGTGATCACGAACTCTTCATTCGTGGAAATCG GATAATATGGAGCTCAGGTTCTCGTATTCAGAAGAGATATACATCTCCTTCTACCGTCTTAAAG GCATGTTGGTGTCGTTTGGGTGTCAATTCAGAATCAGTGCTATGTGTATTACAACGTGATACTTTGGCAATTTATAATACCTCTGGCGAAGTAGTGAGGGTTCCTCTCCCACATACAGTTGTGTCAATTTGGCCTGTTCCGTATGGGGTAATCCTTCAAAAAGGAACTGAGGGAAATCAACTACCTTATGTAcctttttcatcttcttcgaGTCCATTTGTTAGTGCACGTCCGAAAAGAGATCATGGGTATAGTCCACAATTGCATCCAAATACACGTAATTCATTTGATAAGGGACATATAACTAAGCAATCGTCGCATCTGGTTCTAAAAGATTTGCTGGAAGAACCTCAG GCCACCTTTGTTGAAGAAAGGGGACATATGAACGTGATGAAAGATTTTGATGAAAGAACTATTTGGACTAGTGATGTTGTTCCTTTAATGGCAACATACCACAAAG GAAAAATGCAACATTCCCTCTGGTCCATTGAAATTGTTGGTTCCAATCCTGGATCTGCCAGTGCAAATTCGTGTGAAGTGCTTCCCGACGGGATGTTAGTTAAACAATTCTTTTTCCGGAGAATATGGCAGGGAAAGGGTGCTCAGTTTGCTGCTAGTAAG GTTTTTCTGGCAACGGAAGTCGATGGGGTACCTATTATCTGTTTCCTtctgcaacaacaaaaaatacTTCTCTGTTTACGACTCCAAACTGTAGAGATAAATAATGAAATTCTCTTTGATATCAAACCTGATATGAGCTGGAGTATCCCTGCAATTGATGCTGCTTGTGTGATTGTGACACGGCCAAG AGTAAAAGATGGGTTGCTGCCATTTGGTGACATCATTGTCTTGGCTCCGGAAAACATCGTTCTTCTTTAT TCTGGAAAGCAATGTCTGTGTATGTATTCACTACCATCTGGGCTGGGTAAAGGCATGCATTCATCTCATCCTAGCTCTTCAGCATCATCATCTTTTCGCAATGAGTTAAAAATTACAGGACTGGCTGAGGCTGTTGAAGGTCGAGTTAATGTAATTCTTAGTAATGGACAG GTGTTTAGATGTGCTTTAAGAAGAAGCCCTTCTTCTTCCTTGGCAAATGACTGCATCACGGCAATGGCACATGGGTTACATTCTAATTTCTATAATCACTTCCTGATTCTTCTTTGGGGCGATGGTGACTCTGCATATTTGTCAAATGCTGATTCTTGTGTCAATTCAGAGTGGGAGGCTTTTAGTAATATTATACTGCAAATGTGTAGAAAATTGAAGTTTATTCCTGAAAAGAGTTCTGGTGGTATGCTGCCTTCATCCTGGGAGTTTTTACTTAGCAGCAAATTTCACAAGAATTACTGCAACATTACTTCTTTAACTGGGACTTCTTCCTCAAAATATCTTGACTTTAAAGATAGTTCTAGACCAAACGTAGGGAATAAACAAATCCCCGAGAAGTCATTGTATGCACAGCTTCTGCTGGAGACGTTGGATGCCTTGCATGCTCTCTATGAGAGTTTGAAATTGGATAACCTTCGTAAAAG GGACTTAGGACTTCTGGTTGTTCTATTATCTGATGTAGCTGGTATTCTTGGTGAGGAAAGCTATGTAGACTACTACGTCCGTGATTTCCCTCACATGAGCCAAAAAGTGGGGACTGTCGAGACCCCTTGTTCACCTAGAACCCCTCCGAGCTTATTCAGATGGTTTGAGTGCTGTTTGCAGCGTGGTTGTCATTTGGCTAGCGTTAATGATCTTCCACCTTTAATCTGCAAAGATGGATGTTCCGTCGTGAGCTGGGCCAGAAAGATAGTTTCATTTTATAGCCTGTTATTAGGGGCTGAAAGGGTTGGCAAGAAGCTTTCGACTGGTGTTCATTGTGAAATTGCTACTGGAGCCTTCTGTACTTCTGAGGAGCTCACTATCTTGGCAATGGTTGCAGAAAaatttgggttgcaacaactagACCTACTGCCTGCTGGTGTATCACTTCCTTTGCGACAT GCTCTGGACAAATGCAGAGAATCTCCCCCCACAGACTGGCCTGCAGCTGCTTATGTGCTTATTGGTCGAGAGGATTTAGCATTGTCATGTGCAGAACACTCAAGCAAATCCAAAGAGCTGGAATCCCAAACGAGCGTTAACTTAATTTCTGTTTCTACTCCGTACATGCTGCATTTACATCCGGTCACGACCCCTTCATCAGTTTCTGATGCAACGAGATTAGATGGTTTCACGATTGAAGATGCTGATTCTCTTGAGGGATCGACAGAAGATGGTATGGAGCATATCTTCAACTCTAGCACACAGCTGCGGTATGGGCGGGATCTGCGATTAAATGAG GTTAGGCGCCTTTTGTGCTCGGCAAGGCCTGTCTCGGTGCAAACGTCTGGGAGTCCTACTGCATCTGATCAAGACCAACAACAG GCTCAGCTATGGCAGCTCGCACAAAGGACTACTGCTATCCCATTCGGTCGTGGAGCATTTACTCTTGCTACAACCTGCACTCTTTTGACAGAG GCACTCGTGGTTCCAAAGCTTGTCTTGGCAGGTCGCTTGCCCGCTCAGCAAAATGCAACT GTAAATCTTGATCCAAGTATAAGAAATATACAGGAACTTAGAACTTGGCCCGAGTTTCATAATGCTGTTGCTGCTGGGTTAAGACTGTCACCTTTACAG GGGAAAATCTCAAGAACATGGATAACATATAACAAACCCGAGGAGCCAAATGTTACCCACGCAGGACTGCTCCTTGCCATAGGATTGCATGGACAGTTGCGTGTTTTAACTGTCACTGACACTTATCAGTATTTCTCACAG GAGCACGAAAGCACGACTGTAGGATTGATGCTTGGTTTGGCAGCATCCCATAGGGGAACTATGCAGCCAGCTGTATCTAAG GCTCTTTATTTTCATATTCCTTCTCGCCATCCATCTACCTTTCCAGAATTGGAATTGCCAACACTTTTGCAG TCAGCAGCTCTCATGGCTATTGGGATACTTTATGAAGGATCAGCGCATCCACAAACTCTACAAATTCTTCTG GGGGAAATCGGGCGTAGAAGTGGAGGTGATAATGTACTTGAAAGAGAAGGCTATGCTGTTGCAGCAGGATCTGCACTGGGGCTCGTAGCTTTGG GTCGAGGGGAAGACGCATCTGGTTTCATGGACACTTTGGTGGACCGTCTATTCCAGTATATTGGTGGCAAAGAGCATCATAGT GATAGATCTTTTACCACACCACCATCTGTTGACGATCCCAACCGCTCTGCCGGGCAG ATGATGGATGTCACACCAGTCAATGTCGATGTAACTGCACCTGGTGCTATAATTGCTCTAGCTTTAATGTTTCTGAAG ACAGAATCGGAGGTTACGGCTTCAAAGCTTTCTATCCCACAGACTCATTTTGACTTGCAATATGTAAGGCCTGATTTCATAATGCTGCGTGTCATTGCTCGGAACTTGATAATGTGGAGCAG AGTTCAGCCATCTGGAGAATGGATTCAATCCCAGATTCCTGAAATTGTGAAGATTGGGGTTGCAAACCTAGGAGATGAGAATGGAGAGACTGATGAAATCGATGTAGAAGCACTAGTTCAGGCGTATGTCAATATATTAGCTGGATCATGCGTTTCTCTCG GGTTGAGGTATGCTGGTACCAGAAATAGCAATGCACAGGAGTTGCTCTATAATTATGCTATCTACTTCTTAAATGAG ATTAAGCCTGTGACTGGTGCAAGTGTGAGAACTTTGCCTAAAGGTTTATCACTATATGTAGATCGAGGCACATTGGAAATATGCTTGCACCTCATTGTTCTTTCCCTCTCAGTG GTTATGGCGGGATCTGGCCATCTCCAAACTTTTCGTCTGTTAAGATTTCTTCGTTGTCGAAGCTCTTCAGATGGACATGCTAATTATGGTTTTCAAATGGCT GTTAGTTTAGCTATTGGTTTCTTGTTCCTTGGTGGAGGAATGCGGACCTTTTCAACTTCAAACAGTTCAATTGCTGCTTTGCTGATTACCCTCTATCCCCGCTTGCCTACTGGACCAAACGACAATCGATGCCACTTGCAG GCGTTCAGGCACTTGTATGTCCTTGCAACAGAAGCTCGCTGGGTGCAGACTGTTGATGTTGACACAGGTTTGCCAGTTTATGCACCTCTTGATGTCACCGTTGCAGAAACTGAACATTATTCAGAAACAAGCTTTTGTGAAGTTACACCTTGTATTCTACCAGAACGCTCCATT CTGAAAACTGTTAAAGTTTGTGGACCTAGGTATTGGCCTCAGGTGATAGAGCTAATTCCAGAAG ATAAACCCTGGTGGAGTTCAGGAGAGAAAAATGACCCCTTTAATGGTGGCATAATCTATATCAAACGGAAAGTTGGAGCTTGTTCATATGTGGATGACCCTGTTGGGTGCCAGTCACTGCTCTCACGAGCGATGCACAAG gTTTGTGATTTGGCAAGTTTACGATCTTGTGCTACCAGTGGCAATGGAAATAGTGAACTAGGTTTGTTTAAAGTTGATCAGCTGGTCAGCACGTTCTCATCAGATCCTAGCTTAATAGCTTTTGCGCAGCTTTGCTGCGACCCTTCTTGGAATAGCAG ATTGGACGTTGATTTCCAGGAATTCTGTTTACAAGTATTATTTGACTGTGTGAGCAAGGACAGACCAGCTTTGCTACAG GTATATCTTTCATTATACACAATTATCGGATCGATGGCTGAACGAGTGTCCAGCAGTAATGTCGTATTCAGTGACTCCATCTTCATCTCTAGTTTAAAG GTTGCACTTGCCTACAATGAGGCTTTGATCAGTGGGAAATTAACCAGTTCAAAGGGGGGTATAGTCCAGTCCACCTTCATTGCATCTCTCAGGAAGAGGGTTGAAGAAATCATTAACTATTCAAGAGCTAAGGATGACCTATATCACTATCTGAATGGGGCGAATTGGTCACAAGTCCAAGGAGACAAGAATGCAGTGCTTGCTTGGTATCTTCAGTGGTTCAGCGTCCCACCTCCTTTCGAGGTTAAGTCCGCGATAGGAAAACTTAGGCCCATAGTTGAGAAGTCATCATCGGTCCCTCTTATGCGTTTGCTGCTGCCTAGAACCCACATTACCGCCATTTCAGAGATTGATCAGCTGCAGAGTTCTCTAACAATCCCTTGTTGA